The segment TCGCTTTGAGCAACGCTTTAATTTTCAGATCAGCAAACTCACCGCCAGCCTGATCGAGAACGCGGTCAAGATCAATTTTTTTGAACGGCTCTCAGGCTCCCGACTGTTTGGGGAGCTGAAACTAATATTGCAAGAAGAGAATCCCATTCCGGCCATTGCCCGGATGGCCAGTTTTAACCTGCTCCAATTCATCCATCCCAGCCTGCGCTGCGACCAGGCCACCAAATGGATGCTGGACCAGGTGCGGGCGGTGCTTTCCTGGTATGATTTGTTATTCTTGGATGATCCCTACGAGCGTTGGCTGGTTTATTTCCTCGGTCTGATCGAACCCCTCAAGGGCGAGCAGCTCCGGGAACTGACGCATCGGTTGAACATGAAGCCCAAGATGGCCGAGACTATGTTGTGGGCCAAAGAAGCCGCCGACGAGGCCCTAGTGCGGCTCTATCGGCAGCCGGACCTGGGACGCCGGGAGATTTACCATTTGCTCCACATGCTCCCGACCGAGTTCCTCATCTACATGATGGCCAAGACCCGCCAGGAGGCCAGCAAACGGGCCATTTCCCTGTATTTCACCCAGCTCAAAAATGTCCAGCCCCTGCTTAAGGGTCGTGATTTACGGGCCATGGGCTATACTCCAGGGCCGCAATTCAAGATTATGCTGCAAAGTCTGCTGGATGCCCGGCTGAATCAGGAAGTCAGTACCATCGAAGAGGAACGGGAATATATCCGCACTCACTTTGGCCGCCCAGCCGTAGAGTTGGCGGCCGCGCCCTAATCTTCTTCAGAGCAATTTTTAAATAACCTCAAGTTGACTACGAATACTGCCACTTGAGCTTCTGGAGTTCGGCCAGGCTGGCATAATGGGTGAGATCGGGATGAATAGGAGTAATGGAGATGTAGCCATTCTGAAGTGCCCAACAGTCAGTGCCCGGTTCCGGATCGCGGCGTTGATTGATGCCAGCCAGCCAGTAATAGATGTTTTCCCGAGGATCAACCCGGCGTTCAAAGCGTTCGGCCAGACAGCTGGTATCCTGGCGGGTCAACATCACCCCTTTGATCAGACCCGGCGGGATGGCGGGGACATTGACATTGAGTGAGACCCCCGGGGGTAAGGGCAAGCTCGGCAGTTGTCGGGCCAACCGGCCGGCAAAGCGAGCCGCTCCGGAAAAATCCGGCTCCTTATAAGTGTCAAGCGAAATGGCCAGGGCCCGCAGCCCTAAAATAGCTGCTTCGCTAGCCGCCGACACTGTTCCCGAATATAAGACATTAATACCCACATTAGGTCCCAGGTTGATCCCGGAGATCACCAGGTCCGGGAGCGGAGACAACAACTCGGCTACTGCGATCTTGACGCAATCAGCCGGGGTGCCATTAATCGCCCATCCGAAAAAGGCCCCGTTTTTATTAATTTTCTTAATCCGCAATGGGGTGCTTAGACTGATGGCGTGGCCCACCGCGCTCTGTTCGCTCTCCGGGGCCACCACCCGGAGATCATATTTCGCCTGTAAGGACTGAAACAGGGCCATCAGACCCGGGGCATGGATACCATCATCGTTGGTCAATAGAATGTTCATTTTCTGATGAGCAATATGTCTTTCTGATACAATCCGGCCCGACAAATCTGGCCACGTTTGAAGATAGCCTGGAGCCCGCGCTCCTGTCAATAGTGAGGACGGTAAAATTATCAGCCGGGGGGGTAATTATAATCTCCGGTGAATCCGAACCACCGGGAAGTTGACTAAGCTTCTTGATAGGACTTGACAGTTGCTAGGGGATTTTGTTAAGCTACCTAAAAAATTATTGGAATTACAGTCGCTTGAAACTTAGTGAATCGGTTTCCACTGGTGACTAATAGCAAAGTAAAAATCCTGGTCATTGATGATGAAAAGGCCATGCGGGATGCCTGTTTCCAGATCCTCTCCCGGCTCGGCCACGAAGTCGATCTGGCTCCCAATGGCCGTCAGGGATTGGCTCATCTGGAAAGGTACACTTATGACCTGATTTTGCTGGATCTGGTCATGCCTGACCTGAATGGCCTGGAAGTTCTTAAAAAAATTAAAGCCCTGGATCCCGAGGCCTTAGTCACCATTATTACTGGTTATGGGACTATCCAATCCGCAGTAGAGTCGATGAAGTCCGGGGCCTTTGATTTCCTTCCCAAGCCCTTTGCTCCCGATGACCTGCGCCTGTCTGTAAAGCGGGCCCTGGACAAACGTCGGATCGATCTGGAAAATCTCTACCTCCGTAGCGAATTGAATCGCAAGGATGAACGCTGCACCATTGTTTTCCAAAGTGAGTCTATGGCCCGGATCATGGATA is part of the Deltaproteobacteria bacterium genome and harbors:
- the surE gene encoding 5'/3'-nucleotidase SurE; translated protein: MNILLTNDDGIHAPGLMALFQSLQAKYDLRVVAPESEQSAVGHAISLSTPLRIKKINKNGAFFGWAINGTPADCVKIAVAELLSPLPDLVISGINLGPNVGINVLYSGTVSAASEAAILGLRALAISLDTYKEPDFSGAARFAGRLARQLPSLPLPPGVSLNVNVPAIPPGLIKGVMLTRQDTSCLAERFERRVDPRENIYYWLAGINQRRDPEPGTDCWALQNGYISITPIHPDLTHYASLAELQKLKWQYS